In Streptomyces sp. DG2A-72, one genomic interval encodes:
- a CDS encoding cation-translocating P-type ATPase, which yields MTHIDAGAELESAHPIPTDVAVTGLTAAEVAERVARGEVNDVPVRSSRSTVDIVRANVFTRFNAIIGVLWVIMLFVAPVQDSLFGFVILANTAIGIIQEWRAKKTLDSLAVIGEARPTVRRDGVAAEVSTSDIVLDDLIEIGPGDKAVVDGVCIEADGLEIDESLLTGEADPVVKQPGDQVMSGSFVVAGGGAFKATKVGREAYAAQLAEEASRFTLVHSELRTGISTILKYVTWMMAPAAIGLIITQMVVKNNDFKDSVARTVGGIVPMVPEGLVLLTSVAFAIGVIRLGRKQCLVQELPAIEGLARVDTVCLDKTGTLTEGGMDVTELRPLQGADDTYVRQVLGALGESDPRPNASLQAIIDAYPDADEWRCTESLPFSSARKYSGASFSEGNGESSAWLLGAPDVLLADDDPTLAETDRLNEQGLRVLLLARVTRELDDPEVARGARPTALVVLEQRLRPDAADTLRYFEEQNVRPKVISGDNAVSVGAVASKLGLSGTTVDARRLPSDKDGMADALDEGTVFGRVTPQQKRDMVGALQSKGHTVAMTGDGVNDVLALKDADIGVSMGSGSEATKAVAQIVLLNNSFATLPSVVAEGRRVIGNITRVATLFLVKTVYSVLLAILVVCWQVEYPFLPRHLTLLSTLTIGIPAFFLALAPNKERAKPHFVRRVMRYSIPGGVLAGLATFATYLIARSYYTGEGSLAAETSAATLTLFLISMWVLAIVARPYTWWRILLVAAMGCGFLVVLIVPWLQEFFALKLVGVTMPWMAVGIAVVAAVALEVLWKWVDRRFPVQR from the coding sequence ATGACGCATATCGACGCGGGCGCCGAACTCGAATCCGCGCACCCGATACCCACCGACGTGGCAGTGACCGGGCTCACCGCCGCCGAGGTGGCCGAGCGGGTCGCGCGCGGGGAGGTCAACGACGTCCCGGTGCGCAGCAGCCGGTCCACCGTCGACATCGTCCGCGCCAACGTCTTCACCCGGTTCAACGCGATCATCGGCGTGCTCTGGGTGATCATGCTGTTCGTCGCGCCCGTCCAGGACAGCCTGTTCGGCTTTGTGATCCTCGCCAACACCGCGATCGGCATCATCCAGGAGTGGCGGGCGAAGAAGACTCTCGACTCCCTGGCGGTGATCGGCGAGGCCCGGCCGACCGTACGACGGGACGGGGTGGCCGCCGAGGTCAGTACCTCGGACATCGTCCTGGACGACCTGATCGAGATCGGGCCGGGTGACAAGGCCGTGGTCGACGGGGTGTGCATCGAGGCCGACGGTCTGGAGATCGACGAGTCACTGCTCACCGGTGAGGCCGATCCGGTCGTCAAGCAGCCCGGGGACCAGGTGATGTCCGGCAGCTTCGTGGTCGCGGGCGGCGGCGCGTTCAAGGCGACCAAGGTGGGCCGCGAGGCCTACGCCGCCCAGCTCGCCGAGGAGGCCTCCCGCTTCACGCTGGTCCACTCCGAGCTGCGCACCGGCATCTCCACGATCCTCAAGTACGTGACGTGGATGATGGCGCCGGCCGCGATCGGCCTGATCATCACGCAGATGGTCGTCAAGAACAACGACTTCAAGGACTCCGTCGCCCGCACCGTCGGCGGCATCGTCCCGATGGTCCCCGAGGGCCTGGTCCTGCTCACCTCCGTCGCCTTCGCGATCGGCGTGATCCGTCTTGGCCGGAAACAGTGCCTCGTCCAGGAACTCCCCGCCATCGAGGGCCTCGCCCGCGTCGACACGGTCTGCCTCGACAAGACGGGCACCCTCACCGAGGGCGGCATGGACGTCACCGAGCTGAGACCCCTCCAGGGCGCCGACGACACGTACGTACGACAGGTGCTGGGCGCCCTCGGTGAGTCGGACCCCCGCCCGAACGCCTCGCTCCAGGCCATCATCGACGCCTACCCGGACGCCGACGAATGGCGCTGCACCGAGTCCCTCCCCTTCTCCTCCGCCCGCAAGTACAGCGGCGCCTCCTTCAGCGAGGGCAACGGCGAGTCCAGCGCCTGGCTCCTCGGCGCCCCGGACGTCCTCCTCGCCGACGACGACCCCACGCTGGCCGAGACGGACCGGCTCAACGAACAGGGTCTACGAGTGCTGCTGCTGGCCCGCGTCACCCGCGAGCTCGACGACCCCGAGGTCGCCCGGGGCGCCCGCCCCACCGCCCTGGTCGTCCTGGAGCAGCGGCTGCGCCCGGACGCCGCCGACACCCTGCGCTACTTCGAGGAGCAGAACGTCCGGCCCAAGGTCATCTCCGGCGACAACGCGGTGTCGGTCGGCGCGGTCGCGAGCAAGCTGGGCCTGTCCGGTACGACGGTCGACGCCCGCCGGCTCCCCTCCGACAAGGACGGCATGGCGGACGCCCTCGACGAGGGCACCGTGTTCGGGCGGGTCACCCCGCAGCAGAAGCGGGACATGGTGGGCGCGCTGCAGTCCAAGGGGCACACGGTCGCGATGACCGGCGACGGCGTGAACGACGTACTCGCCCTGAAGGACGCCGATATCGGCGTGTCCATGGGGTCGGGCTCGGAGGCCACGAAAGCCGTCGCCCAGATCGTGCTGCTGAACAACAGCTTCGCCACGCTGCCGTCGGTGGTGGCGGAGGGCCGGCGGGTCATCGGCAACATCACGCGGGTAGCGACCCTGTTCCTGGTCAAGACGGTCTACTCGGTCCTGCTGGCCATCCTGGTGGTCTGCTGGCAGGTCGAATACCCCTTCCTGCCCCGCCACTTGACCCTTCTCTCCACCCTGACCATCGGCATCCCCGCGTTCTTCCTCGCCCTCGCGCCCAACAAGGAGCGGGCGAAACCCCACTTCGTACGCCGGGTGATGCGGTACTCGATCCCGGGCGGGGTCCTGGCGGGCCTTGCGACCTTCGCGACGTACCTGATAGCCCGCAGCTACTACACCGGCGAAGGCTCGTTGGCAGCGGAGACCAGCGCGGCGACGCTGACGCTGTTCCTGATCTCCATGTGGGTACTGGCGATCGTCGCCCGCCCCTACACCTGGTGGCGGATCCTCCTGGTCGCCGCCATGGGCTGCGGCTTCCTGGTGGTGCTGATCGTGCCCTGGCTGCAGGAGTTCTTCGCACTGAAGCTGGTCGGGGTGACGATGCCGTGGATGGCCGTCGGCATCGCGGTGGTGGCGGCGGTCGCCCTGGAGGTGCTTTGGAAGTGGGTCGACCGCCGCTTTCCCGTCCAGCGGTAA
- a CDS encoding calcium-binding protein — MRIRATVAALSGALALSALAVPAAQADVQGAVSIDRPGVQEGFGASSAKSGFAAQALPEVSNVTVNSGKALVFGTTTVRTFEVSLTASHSSGIADAYIDLWYGTDPENPDGWLPPNEETATCTATSETTSNCKLTITASPGLNGDGIGELYANALAGTWHVAAAAASNDGEVYGNDFYKTHKVQRLAKLTADAAPEPVNAGQTITVSGKLTRADWETGTYVGLSGQSLQLQFRASTASAYSTVKGIYSTTGGAAKTTTKATVDGHHRFSFAGISSTGKATATGDYVGVR; from the coding sequence ATGCGTATACGAGCCACTGTGGCTGCCCTCTCCGGCGCCCTGGCCCTGTCCGCCCTTGCTGTGCCGGCCGCGCAGGCCGACGTGCAGGGCGCCGTGAGCATCGACAGGCCGGGCGTCCAGGAGGGATTCGGGGCCTCCTCGGCCAAGTCCGGGTTCGCCGCCCAGGCCCTGCCCGAGGTGTCCAACGTGACCGTCAACTCCGGCAAGGCACTCGTCTTCGGCACCACCACCGTCAGGACCTTCGAGGTGTCCCTGACCGCCAGCCACTCCAGCGGTATCGCGGACGCCTACATCGACCTCTGGTACGGCACGGACCCCGAGAACCCCGACGGCTGGCTCCCGCCCAACGAGGAGACGGCCACCTGCACGGCGACCAGCGAGACGACGTCGAACTGCAAGCTCACCATCACGGCGTCCCCCGGTCTGAACGGCGACGGCATCGGTGAGCTGTACGCCAACGCGCTGGCCGGTACCTGGCACGTCGCCGCGGCCGCCGCGTCCAACGACGGCGAGGTCTACGGGAACGACTTCTACAAGACTCACAAGGTCCAGCGCCTCGCCAAGCTGACCGCCGACGCCGCGCCTGAGCCGGTGAACGCGGGCCAGACCATCACCGTCTCCGGCAAGCTGACCCGCGCCGACTGGGAGACCGGCACGTACGTCGGCCTCAGCGGCCAGTCGCTGCAGCTGCAGTTCCGTGCGTCGACCGCCAGCGCGTACTCCACCGTGAAGGGCATCTACTCCACCACCGGCGGCGCCGCGAAGACGACCACGAAGGCGACCGTCGACGGCCACCACCGCTTCAGCTTCGCGGGCATCTCCAGCACCGGGAAGGCCACCGCGACCGGCGACTACGTCGGCGTGCGCTAA
- a CDS encoding DUF6086 family protein, whose product MGPLSYEFETADRTRTLWDPALRVGQLYVSLAQGAGEQLGLPTGLTPNERGGADVDLETFRKFTQGLYDAYCSTRNFLMHDLMRGLLLASIVMLENGGGAITRVPEREAGLLTEYDAYQRGMWVED is encoded by the coding sequence GTGGGACCACTGAGCTACGAATTCGAAACGGCGGACCGGACCAGGACCCTCTGGGACCCGGCACTCCGGGTGGGGCAGCTGTACGTGTCCCTCGCGCAGGGCGCCGGCGAGCAGCTGGGGCTGCCCACCGGGCTGACGCCCAATGAGCGCGGCGGCGCCGACGTCGACCTGGAGACGTTCCGGAAGTTCACTCAGGGCCTGTACGACGCTTACTGCTCCACCAGGAACTTCCTCATGCACGACCTGATGCGGGGCCTGCTACTTGCCTCGATCGTGATGCTGGAGAACGGCGGCGGCGCGATCACCCGCGTTCCGGAACGCGAGGCGGGACTCCTGACGGAGTACGACGCCTACCAGCGCGGAATGTGGGTCGAGGACTGA